In a genomic window of Myxococcales bacterium:
- a CDS encoding serine hydrolase, with protein MLSHQAGMFNVRDLIDDARRLLDRDHMVEALAAAPATAVPPGATAYQALTYGFLVGEVLRRTDGRRTDGRTVPRFLADEPAGPSASTGSTSARRPASCPAPRV; from the coding sequence GTGCTCAGCCACCAGGCCGGCATGTTCAACGTCCGCGACCTCATCGACGACGCCCGCCGCCTGCTCGACCGGGACCACATGGTCGAGGCGCTGGCCGCGGCGCCGGCCACGGCCGTGCCGCCCGGCGCGACCGCCTACCAGGCGCTGACCTACGGCTTCCTGGTCGGCGAGGTGCTGCGCCGCACCGACGGGCGCCGCACCGACGGCCGGACCGTGCCCCGGTTCCTCGCCGACGAGCCGGCCGGCCCCTCGGCCTCGACGGGCTCTACATCGGCGCGCCGGCCAGCGAGCTGCCCCGCGCCGCGCGTCTGA
- a CDS encoding DUF4157 domain-containing protein, with the protein MTGESDDEQAPAHRRAGVVQRRAIADVRLYLGSADAPVQRRADGDAAIEADVRGQAERGVAGPGTALPHAETIQQAFGGHDLSGVRAHTDAAAATSAGAIGASAYATGNDVAFASPSPDLHTAAHEAAHVVQQRAGVSLYGGIGQTGDRYEQHADAVADAVVAGKPAAPLLDQLAAPAPSAAAPAVQRFSAGEHRDMGNGGSGSHKVKLADDYELPYGEMTALGGDHFESIQQMRTFAAKPSGKESREEIEYAREWKLGVKGLKYSEEAKREQIKRYYALASNNAVHFLNPNDGDKSKTAAEKGQDLDGDKKSGWWPKGKPKNAVAAYRHNHVMAINEALLAGKAGKPMDSALATDGFASHFLTDSFSGGHVRTERNPIPAYWNDKVPLFYTNFVAYLSQEIARAMNNMGGYNILTEDALTNGPLFGAMDGAQQVVSAKVGAKGVVNFGDIVALALHDYDNAKGVSANVDGKKVKLMGDGHAGEGDEKALAIRAVGASVCDVEQAWTAGKAGRDSVDELVGEDGLFEGERLMPTFDGSPDKDNPGMNWRLGSPRELLTIPYFRKALFTFCQEKKTDLEEVGADLGGAKEKALKKAIISRLETEDGCVGLIWGVLNYTPDTGGGIFGNNQDDNANAYYEHAAKIPGGIQSLTRQARRDLILNMTAGFKTWKDEEWHVWYVLDLAPEPDARWVIDQVGWGKLADELEDSLDDKFRKKFPKSEYGHPK; encoded by the coding sequence GTGACCGGTGAGTCCGACGACGAGCAGGCCCCTGCGCACCGCCGCGCCGGGGTGGTGCAGCGCCGCGCGATCGCCGACGTGCGCCTGTACCTGGGGAGCGCCGACGCCCCGGTGCAGCGGCGCGCCGACGGCGACGCCGCGATCGAGGCCGACGTCCGCGGTCAGGCCGAGCGCGGCGTGGCCGGCCCGGGCACGGCGCTGCCCCACGCCGAGACCATCCAGCAGGCGTTCGGCGGCCACGACCTCAGCGGCGTGCGGGCGCACACCGACGCCGCCGCCGCGACCAGCGCCGGCGCCATCGGGGCCAGCGCCTACGCCACCGGCAACGACGTCGCGTTCGCGTCGCCGTCGCCCGACCTGCACACCGCCGCCCACGAGGCGGCCCACGTGGTGCAGCAGCGCGCGGGCGTCAGCTTGTACGGCGGCATCGGCCAGACCGGCGATCGCTACGAGCAGCACGCCGACGCGGTCGCCGACGCGGTGGTCGCCGGCAAGCCGGCGGCGCCGCTGCTCGATCAGCTCGCGGCCCCGGCGCCGAGCGCGGCCGCGCCGGCGGTGCAGCGGTTCAGCGCCGGCGAGCACCGCGACATGGGCAACGGCGGGTCCGGCTCGCACAAGGTCAAGCTGGCCGACGACTACGAGCTGCCCTACGGCGAGATGACCGCGCTGGGCGGCGATCACTTCGAGTCGATCCAGCAGATGCGGACGTTCGCCGCCAAGCCCAGCGGCAAGGAGTCGCGCGAGGAGATCGAGTACGCGCGCGAGTGGAAGCTCGGGGTCAAGGGCCTCAAGTACTCCGAGGAGGCCAAGCGCGAGCAGATCAAGCGCTACTACGCGCTGGCCAGCAACAACGCGGTCCACTTCCTCAACCCCAACGACGGCGACAAGAGCAAGACCGCGGCCGAGAAGGGCCAGGATCTCGACGGCGACAAGAAGAGCGGCTGGTGGCCCAAGGGCAAGCCCAAGAACGCGGTGGCGGCGTACCGCCACAACCACGTGATGGCGATCAACGAGGCGCTGCTGGCCGGCAAGGCCGGCAAGCCCATGGACTCGGCGCTGGCCACCGACGGCTTCGCCTCGCACTTCCTGACCGACTCGTTCTCTGGCGGCCACGTGCGCACCGAGCGCAACCCGATCCCGGCCTACTGGAACGACAAGGTGCCACTGTTCTACACCAACTTCGTCGCCTACCTGTCGCAAGAGATCGCGCGGGCGATGAACAACATGGGCGGCTACAACATCCTCACCGAGGACGCGCTGACCAACGGGCCGTTGTTCGGTGCGATGGACGGCGCCCAGCAGGTGGTGAGCGCCAAGGTCGGCGCCAAGGGCGTGGTCAACTTCGGCGACATCGTCGCGCTGGCGCTGCACGACTACGACAACGCCAAGGGCGTGTCGGCCAACGTCGACGGCAAGAAGGTCAAGCTCATGGGCGACGGCCACGCCGGCGAGGGCGACGAGAAGGCGCTGGCGATCCGCGCGGTGGGCGCCAGCGTGTGCGACGTCGAGCAGGCGTGGACCGCCGGCAAGGCCGGGCGCGACAGCGTCGACGAGCTGGTCGGCGAGGACGGGCTGTTCGAGGGCGAGCGGCTGATGCCGACCTTCGACGGCTCGCCCGACAAGGACAACCCGGGCATGAACTGGCGGCTCGGCTCGCCGCGCGAGCTCTTGACCATCCCGTACTTCCGCAAGGCGCTGTTCACCTTCTGCCAGGAGAAGAAGACCGATCTCGAGGAGGTCGGCGCCGACCTGGGCGGCGCCAAGGAGAAGGCGCTGAAGAAGGCGATCATCTCGCGGCTCGAGACCGAGGACGGCTGCGTGGGGCTGATCTGGGGCGTGCTCAACTACACGCCCGACACCGGCGGCGGCATCTTCGGCAACAACCAGGACGACAACGCCAACGCCTACTACGAGCACGCCGCCAAGATCCCGGGCGGCATCCAGTCGCTGACGCGCCAGGCCCGCCGCGACCTCATCCTGAACATGACCGCCGGCTTCAAGACCTGGAAGGACGAGGAGTGGCACGTCTGGTACGTGCTCGACCTGGCGCCCGAGCCCGACGCCCGCTGGGTGATCGACCAGGTCGGCTGGGGCAAGCTCGCCGACGAGCTCGAGGACAGCCTCGACGACAAGTTCCGCAAGAAGTTCCCGAAGTCCGAGTATGGGCACCCGAAGTGA
- a CDS encoding carboxypeptidase regulatory-like domain-containing protein, with product MWSAPGLAHLSAHADGYAPGDSDVPAPTARAQIHLTPESSLSGTVVTAGDARPVDGAIVAVALDDNELGASVRSDAQGRFRMTRLVPGRYQPDASGDGYRGEAGESVLLGLGQSVDGVAIVVHPASRVRGTVVIDRGGGKVEPCPRGAVMLADAASRARATDSIELDGTFAILSLVPGRYEVRVRCNGHAAQQQYPPVEVAAGTDVADLILTVTPGAVITGTARTATGAPFGDAWVSARATDEGGFFPGAFARSGDDGVYRLTGLRGGTYELEASVNGQVDAPPPLTVTVAPGGVATADIVFPRRRPPTSTSTIPRRRPLVSGHVPTCAPVASHRHRELPRQRPEVRTRAHVSGRVDAPAAHSPGPAPSDRRGRRAALRRPRRRGPDLGSAAGRARRRHRDRRRPRPRAAGAATSPASTSR from the coding sequence GTGTGGAGCGCGCCGGGTCTGGCCCACCTGAGCGCGCACGCGGACGGATACGCCCCGGGCGACAGCGACGTGCCGGCCCCGACCGCGCGCGCACAGATCCATCTGACGCCGGAGTCGAGCCTGTCGGGCACGGTCGTCACCGCGGGGGACGCGCGGCCGGTCGACGGGGCGATCGTCGCCGTCGCGCTCGACGACAACGAGCTGGGAGCGAGCGTGCGCAGCGACGCGCAGGGCCGCTTCCGGATGACGCGGCTCGTCCCCGGCCGCTACCAGCCGGACGCGTCGGGCGACGGCTACCGCGGCGAAGCCGGCGAGAGCGTGCTGCTCGGCCTGGGCCAGAGCGTGGACGGCGTCGCGATCGTCGTGCACCCGGCGAGCCGCGTGCGCGGCACCGTGGTGATCGATCGCGGCGGGGGCAAGGTCGAGCCGTGTCCGCGCGGCGCCGTGATGCTGGCCGATGCGGCATCGCGGGCACGCGCGACCGATTCGATCGAGCTCGACGGGACCTTCGCGATCCTGTCCCTCGTGCCGGGGCGCTACGAGGTGCGCGTCAGGTGCAACGGGCACGCCGCGCAGCAGCAGTACCCGCCCGTCGAGGTCGCGGCCGGCACCGACGTCGCGGACCTGATCCTCACCGTGACGCCGGGCGCCGTCATCACCGGCACGGCCAGGACCGCCACCGGCGCGCCGTTCGGCGACGCGTGGGTGTCGGCGCGGGCCACGGACGAGGGCGGGTTCTTCCCGGGCGCGTTCGCGCGCTCGGGTGACGACGGCGTCTATCGCCTGACCGGCCTGCGAGGCGGGACCTATGAACTCGAGGCTAGCGTGAACGGTCAGGTCGACGCACCGCCACCCCTGACGGTGACCGTCGCGCCGGGCGGCGTCGCCACCGCCGACATCGTCTTTCCGCGGCGCCGTCCGCCGACCTCGACGTCTACGATCCCGCGTAGGAGACCGCTCGTGTCCGGCCATGTTCCGACGTGCGCGCCCGTGGCAAGCCACCGACACCGCGAGCTGCCTCGCCAGCGGCCGGAGGTACGTACGCGCGCTCACGTTTCCGGGCGGGTCGACGCCCCGGCAGCGCACAGCCCCGGACCTGCGCCCTCAGACCGCCGAGGGCGCCGAGCTGCGCTGCGGCGTCCGCGCCGGCGCGGACCCGACCTGGGATCGGCCGCGGGCCGAGCACGACGCCGTCATCGCGATCGGCGCCGGCCGCGCCCGCGAGCTGCCGGTGCCGCGACCTCGCCGGCGTCGACCTCGCGATGA
- a CDS encoding Uma2 family endonuclease, whose translation MSTVPSTGSATVADWLAQPEDARMELIDGELIPKAAPTFEHGQAQAYTTIALGGPFARRLGGPGGPGGWWLATEVDILLDGRGYRPDVAGWRRDRVPAMPRERPVTLRPDWICEIVSESNRTTDTVKKVRRYHQAGVAHYWILDQVERSLTVHRHHPDGYVIALVAEAHERVRAEPFDAIELQVAVLLGDDADEP comes from the coding sequence ATGTCGACCGTACCCTCCACCGGCTCGGCCACCGTGGCCGACTGGCTGGCGCAGCCGGAAGATGCTCGCATGGAGCTCATCGACGGCGAGCTGATCCCGAAGGCCGCGCCCACGTTCGAGCACGGTCAGGCTCAAGCGTACACGACCATCGCGCTCGGTGGACCGTTCGCACGCAGGCTGGGCGGGCCCGGCGGCCCGGGCGGCTGGTGGCTGGCCACCGAGGTCGACATCCTCCTCGATGGCCGCGGCTATCGCCCTGACGTCGCCGGCTGGCGCCGAGACCGCGTGCCCGCGATGCCTCGCGAGCGGCCCGTGACCCTCCGGCCCGACTGGATCTGCGAGATCGTGAGCGAGTCGAACCGCACGACCGACACGGTCAAGAAGGTGCGCCGGTACCACCAGGCCGGGGTCGCGCACTACTGGATCCTCGACCAGGTCGAGCGTTCGCTCACGGTCCACCGGCATCACCCGGACGGCTACGTCATCGCGCTGGTCGCCGAGGCCCACGAGCGGGTCCGGGCCGAGCCGTTCGACGCCATCGAGCTCCAGGTCGCCGTCCTGCTCGGCGACGACGCCGACGAACCCTGA